The following are from one region of the Stigmatella ashevillena genome:
- a CDS encoding myxosortase-dependent phytase-like phosphatase encodes MRIPRLLKWLVVLGGLPAVAQPVEVSPVRETQAVNGVSGGSPEGALWRDGTFPDRSLFITADPTLGVVTYQLDGGEREVINSSGVAYAVDVIDGFPLAGGTTPLIVVANGTSRTLTAYVVDPTQRVLRPVDASSLNVPNFDPRTVNLYRSSASGKVYVFTANPGGTMQQLELTPYADGGIGGASVRSFEVGGSISGVVVDADQRALYVSVPDTGIWRFPAEPTDTSAGTIAVGVSGTNPPAGLALYAVNGQDGYLLSTAGGSDEIFIYARRSPYGQVGSFTISETSATDQVDRPLFLEVSALPLGSSFPQGFVAVHDAINAPSQNYKFVSWADISKAFSPPLQVRGAPENPDGGAPDGGDGGRPDGSSGVGPGGGGTPVDDGCGCSSASMPGMAFLALAGLAWGGRGRRRRQEG; translated from the coding sequence ATGCGTATTCCGAGACTCCTCAAGTGGCTCGTGGTTCTGGGAGGGCTGCCCGCCGTGGCTCAGCCTGTGGAAGTTTCACCCGTCCGCGAGACGCAAGCCGTGAATGGCGTGAGCGGGGGCAGCCCTGAGGGCGCGCTGTGGCGAGATGGCACCTTTCCTGATCGAAGCCTGTTCATCACGGCGGACCCCACGCTGGGGGTGGTCACCTACCAACTGGATGGCGGCGAGCGGGAAGTGATCAACAGCTCGGGTGTGGCGTACGCGGTCGACGTCATCGACGGGTTTCCCCTGGCCGGAGGCACCACCCCGCTGATCGTGGTCGCCAATGGGACGAGCCGGACCCTGACCGCGTATGTGGTGGATCCCACGCAGCGGGTCCTTCGCCCGGTCGATGCGAGTTCCTTGAACGTGCCGAACTTCGATCCTCGCACGGTCAACCTGTACCGCAGCAGTGCGTCTGGGAAGGTCTATGTCTTCACGGCCAATCCCGGAGGCACCATGCAACAACTGGAGCTGACCCCCTATGCAGATGGGGGAATCGGTGGGGCCTCGGTGCGGAGCTTCGAGGTGGGCGGGAGCATCAGCGGGGTGGTGGTGGACGCGGATCAGCGGGCCCTTTACGTCTCCGTGCCGGACACCGGCATCTGGCGCTTCCCCGCGGAGCCCACGGACACCAGTGCGGGCACCATCGCGGTGGGGGTGAGCGGCACCAATCCACCTGCCGGGCTGGCGCTCTACGCCGTGAATGGGCAGGACGGCTACCTGCTGTCCACCGCGGGAGGGAGCGACGAGATCTTCATCTATGCTCGACGGTCCCCCTACGGCCAGGTGGGGAGCTTCACGATTTCGGAGACCAGTGCCACGGATCAGGTGGACCGGCCGCTCTTCCTGGAGGTCTCGGCACTGCCGCTGGGAAGCAGCTTTCCCCAGGGGTTTGTCGCCGTGCACGACGCCATCAACGCGCCCAGCCAGAACTACAAGTTCGTCTCCTGGGCGGACATCTCCAAGGCCTTCTCTCCCCCCCTTCAGGTCCGGGGGGCTCCTGAGAACCCCGATGGGGGCGCTCCCGACGGGGGGGATGGGGGCCGTCCGGATGGCTCGTCCGGGGTGGGTCCCGGGGGCGGGGGGACTCCTGTGGACGACGGGTGCGGCTGTTCGTCGGCCTCCATGCCGGGCATGGCCTTCCTCGCGCTGGCGGGGCTGGCCTGGGGCGGGCGCGGCCGCCGTCGCCGTCAGGAGGGCTGA
- the gmd gene encoding GDP-mannose 4,6-dehydratase, which produces MTKKRALITGITGQDGSYLADLLLTKGYEVHGMVRRSSEEKFERIAHLQGKISLHQGDLLDQFSLAALLSSVQPDEVYNLAAQSFVPTSWSQPVLTGEFTALGATKMLEAIRHTRPQVRFYQASSSEMFGKVREVPQNEDTPFYPRSPYGVAKAYGHFITVNYRESFNLFAVSGILFNHESPRRGLEFVTRKVTHSAARIKLGLQEQLGLGNLDAKRDWGFAGDYVDAMWRMLQQDTPDDFVIATNETHTVRELVEIAFARVGLDWQKHVVINPAFVRPAEVDLLIGDYAKAKAKLGWEPTVRFQRLVEMMVDADLERLKAGGR; this is translated from the coding sequence ATGACCAAAAAACGCGCGCTCATCACCGGCATCACCGGGCAGGACGGCAGCTATCTGGCGGATCTGCTCTTGACCAAGGGCTACGAGGTCCACGGCATGGTGCGGCGCTCGTCCGAGGAGAAGTTCGAGCGGATCGCCCACCTCCAGGGAAAGATTTCCCTGCACCAGGGAGATCTCCTGGATCAATTCTCGCTGGCGGCGCTCTTGTCCTCCGTCCAACCGGACGAGGTGTACAACCTGGCGGCCCAGTCCTTCGTGCCCACGAGTTGGAGCCAACCGGTACTCACCGGCGAGTTCACCGCGCTGGGCGCCACCAAGATGCTGGAGGCCATCCGGCACACCCGGCCTCAGGTGCGCTTCTACCAGGCCTCCTCCAGCGAGATGTTCGGCAAGGTGCGCGAGGTGCCCCAGAACGAGGACACCCCCTTCTACCCGCGCAGCCCGTACGGCGTGGCCAAGGCGTACGGCCACTTCATCACGGTGAACTACCGGGAGTCCTTCAACCTGTTCGCGGTGAGCGGCATCCTCTTCAACCACGAGTCGCCGCGGCGCGGGCTGGAGTTCGTCACCCGGAAGGTGACCCACTCGGCGGCGCGCATCAAGCTGGGGCTCCAGGAGCAACTGGGGCTGGGCAACCTCGATGCCAAGCGCGACTGGGGCTTCGCTGGAGACTATGTCGATGCCATGTGGCGCATGCTCCAGCAGGACACGCCGGATGACTTCGTCATCGCCACCAACGAGACGCACACCGTGCGGGAGCTGGTGGAGATCGCCTTCGCGCGGGTAGGCCTGGACTGGCAGAAGCACGTCGTCATCAACCCGGCGTTCGTGCGCCCGGCCGAGGTGGACCTGCTCATTGGCGACTACGCCAAGGCCAAGGCCAAGCTGGGCTGGGAGCCGACGGTGCGCTTCCAGCGGCTCGTGGAGATGATGGTGGACGCGGACCTCGAGCGCCTCAAGGCGGGTGGGCGATAG
- a CDS encoding GDP-mannose 4,6-dehydratase: MRVLVTGADGFAGRHLCALLRASGDEVIEAHGPRAEGMNSNALNFDIADEAAVRAAVEKARPEGVIHLAGFASVARSHGNPARVFAVNTQGTVNLLTALREAAPKTRVLLVSSGEVYGPVTEGTRAVETLHLVPLSPYAASKIAAELAGEQFFRSYGLPVVLARPFNHLGEGQDPTFVVPSFAVQLRTIAQGKASPVLRTGNLDAIRDFSHVKDVVAAYRLLLTAGVPGQTYNVCSGTARSIRSVLEEMLALSGVEARIELDPTRLRPSEIPSLVGAPDKLRALGWEPKSSVTEALREVLGPELRPAPGAPPHKR; encoded by the coding sequence ATGCGTGTGCTGGTCACGGGAGCGGATGGCTTCGCGGGACGCCACCTGTGCGCGCTGCTGCGTGCCTCGGGCGACGAGGTAATCGAAGCGCACGGGCCTCGCGCGGAGGGCATGAACAGCAACGCGCTGAACTTCGACATCGCGGATGAGGCGGCGGTGCGCGCGGCCGTGGAGAAAGCCCGTCCCGAGGGCGTCATCCACCTGGCCGGCTTTGCCTCCGTGGCCCGCAGCCATGGCAATCCGGCCCGTGTCTTCGCGGTCAACACCCAGGGCACGGTCAACCTGCTGACCGCGCTGCGGGAAGCCGCGCCCAAGACGCGCGTGCTGCTCGTCAGCTCGGGCGAGGTGTACGGGCCCGTCACCGAAGGGACCCGGGCCGTGGAGACGTTGCACCTCGTGCCGCTGAGCCCCTATGCGGCCTCGAAGATCGCCGCGGAGCTGGCGGGCGAGCAATTCTTCCGCAGCTACGGGCTGCCGGTGGTGCTGGCGCGGCCCTTCAACCACCTGGGCGAGGGGCAGGATCCCACCTTCGTGGTGCCTTCGTTCGCCGTTCAGCTCCGGACCATCGCCCAAGGCAAGGCGAGCCCGGTGCTGCGCACGGGAAACCTGGATGCCATCCGCGACTTCTCTCACGTGAAGGACGTGGTGGCCGCCTACCGCCTGCTGCTGACCGCGGGCGTGCCAGGGCAGACCTATAATGTCTGTAGCGGCACGGCCCGCTCCATCCGCTCCGTCCTGGAGGAGATGCTGGCGCTCTCGGGCGTGGAGGCCCGCATCGAGCTGGACCCCACACGCTTGCGGCCCTCGGAGATTCCAAGCCTGGTGGGAGCTCCGGACAAGCTCCGCGCCCTGGGGTGGGAGCCCAAATCCAGTGTCACCGAGGCCTTGCGCGAGGTGCTCGGTCCCGAACTGCGTCCAGCCCCCGGAGCGCCGCCTCATAAACGGTGA